The following coding sequences are from one Triticum dicoccoides isolate Atlit2015 ecotype Zavitan chromosome 4A, WEW_v2.0, whole genome shotgun sequence window:
- the LOC119284402 gene encoding BAG family molecular chaperone regulator 7-like: protein MGSSHRHLMRLLDDPFFPFPPPPPTSLDLYLPADPFFAPPSPHAFLLHDLTDRVAALELAARAAAPQPARRKYTYAATEPGGRKVKWTAEEKPRGGGRALKWEAELASPNDDGFDRKWRWEAKSKPGGKAKTKWGTEIKGKGSLQPWSHAYTWEEDFAASDDDDDDVLEIEERKPEKTKKEDKPKKIKENDDKKKKKPARTCVQIEEIPEDNSAGCDAIRKAFAMGNGKGKAKELSPQDAALLIQMNYRAHLAHRSQVLRCLRDLAVAKAKLKELRSLFYNLSYRRRLSHDHEERQRFSEKIIVLLLTVDALEGPDFMVRTAKKSMLEELESMLEIVDPQPPGKQRSFSRRKFDLPEGGAIPNEKTAGVNNAVRVINTGKSKQ from the exons atggGCTCCTCCCACCGCCACCTCATGCGCCTGCTCGACGACCCCTTCTTCCCCTTCCCCCCGCCACCACCCACCTCC CTGGACCTCTACCTCCCCGCCGACCCCTTCTTCGCCCCTCCCTCCCCGCACGCCTTCCTCCTCCACGACCTCACGGACCGCGTGGCGGCCCTGGAGCTCGCGGCCCGCGCGGCGGCCCCGCAGCCGGCGCGCCGCAAGTACACCTACGCGGCCACGGAGCCCGGCGGCCGCAAGGTGAAGTGGACGGCGGAGGAGAAGCCGCGGGGCGGGGGCCGCGCGCTCAAGTGGGAGGCGGAGCTCGCCTCCCCCAACGACGACGGCTTCGACCGCAAGTGGCGGTGGGAGGCCAAGTCCAAGCCCGGCGGCAAGGCCAAGACCAAGTGGGGCACCGAGATCAAGGGCAAGGGCTCGCTCCAGCCATGGTCGCACGCCTACACCTGGGAGGAGGACTTCGCCgcctccgacgacgacgacgatgatgtgctggagatcgaggagcgcaagccggagaagacgaagaaggaggacaagcccaagaagatcaaggagaatgacgacaagaagaagaagaagccggcCAGGACGTGCGTCCAGATCGAGGAGATCCCCGAGGACAACTCCGCCGGCTGCGACGCCATCCGCAAG GCGTTTGCCATGGGGAACGGCAAGGGGAAGGCCAAGGAGCTGTCGCCGCAGGACGCCGcgctgctcatccagatgaactacAGGGCGCACCTCGCCCACCGCTCCCAGGTGCTCCGCTGCCTGCGCGACCTCGccgtcgccaaggccaagctcAAGGAGCTCAGGTCCCTCTTCTACAACCTCTCCTACAGGCGCCGCCTCTCGCATGACCACGAGGAGCGCCAGAGGTTCTCCGAGAAGATCATTGTCCTGCTGCTCACTGTCGATGCGCTCGAG GGACCTGACTTCATGGTGAGGACGGCGAAGAAATCTATGCTGGAGGAACTGGAGAGCATGCTGGAGATCGTGGACCCGCAGCCTCCAGGGAAGCAGAGGTCGTTCAGCCGCCGCAAGTTTGATCTTCCAGAGGGCGGAGCAATCCCGAACGAGAAAACTGCAGGCGTGAACAATGCTGTcagggtcatcaacactggcaagaGCAAGCAGTAG
- the LOC119288349 gene encoding photosystem II protein D1-like: MGREWELSFRLGMRPWIVVAYSAPVAAATAVFLIYPIGQGSFSDGMPLGISGTFNFMIVFQAEHNILMHPFHMLGVAGVFGGSLFSAMHGSLVTSSLIRETTENESANEGYKFGQEEETYNIVAAHGYFGRLIFQYASFNNSRSLHFFLAAWPVVGIWFTALGISTMAFNLNGFNFNQSVVDSQGRVINTWADIINRAKSRGKL, translated from the exons ATGGGTCGTGAGTGGGAACTTAGTTTCCGTCTGGGTATGCGTCCTTGGATTGTTGTTGCATATTCAGCTCCTGTTGCAGCTGCTACTGCTGTTTTCTTGATTTACCCTATTGGTCAAGGAAGCTTTTCTGATGGTATGCCTTTAGGAATCTCTGGTACTTTCAACTTTATGATTGTATTCCAGGCAGAGCACAACATCCTTATGCATCCATTCCACATGTTAGGTGTAGCTGGTGTATTCGGCGGTTCCCTATTCAGTGCTATGCATGGTTCCTTGGTAACCTCTAGTTTGATCAGGGAAACTACTGAAAATGAATCTGCTAATGAGGGTTACAAATTTGGTCAAGAGGAAGAAACTTATAATATTGTGGCTGCTCATGGTTATTTTGGCCGATTAATCTTTCAATATGCTAGTTTCAACAACTCTCGTTCTTTACACTTCTTCTTGGCTGCTTGGCCTGTAGTAGGAATCTGGTTTACTGCTTTAGGTATTAGTACTATGGCTTTCAACCTAAATGGTTTCAATTTCAACCAATCTGTAGTTGATAGTCAAGGTCGCGTTATTAATACTTGGGCTGATATCATCAACCGTGCTAA GTCTAGAGGGAAGTTGTGA